The Candidatus Cloacimonadota bacterium nucleotide sequence GGCAGCGGCGGTGTTTCCCGCTTTTTCTTCAGCTTCAGCGGCGCTGAACACACGTGCCCAGGCGCTGGTACGGCGTTTTTTCATATCGCGGATGGCGGCACGTTCTTTATCAGTGGGTTTCTCATATTTTTCCATGATTTTAATGGCTTGACCATAGCCGGAAAAAGCCGTCATGTTTCCTTCCACAGCTTTGTCGGGGTTGTTTTCAGCAAAATAATAGTTAATATCGGAAAGCCTTCTGAGCGCGTGGGCATGGGCGGGGTTGTCTGCCAGAACATTTTCATAAAGCGAGAGGGCTTCCTCAACATTCTGTTGGTTGTAAGCGACGTCGGCGGATTTGAGATCCACCATCGCTCTTGGGCTCAGCTTTTCACGGGTTGTGGAGCAGGCTGCCAGAAGAATCATTGATGCAGCCAAAAGTATCACTAAGCGTTTCATTGATATGTCTCCTATACTTTTTTATCATTTTCGCACCAAAAAATGAAAAGGCGCTTATCGGTCAAGGTTTTTAACCCGATTAGCCTAAATAATGTGAAAAGCTTCCGTTTCTTCAAAGAAAAGAACCGCTCATCTCTCAATCTTGGGATAAATTATCGCGCTCTATATATAGGAACGAGTCTGTTGCAAAAAGCTCGACAAGCCCTAAACCTTTGTGTCGCTTAAGGTTGCTTTTGAAACATAAGGAATACTAAAGGCGGCAAGCAAGTGAAAGCCGAATCATCCTAATAAACAGTCAGAATCAATCTGCTCATAAAACCTTCATATAAATTGAGTTAAACCTCCGGAGAAAGACATTAGAAAAAAAGCTTGACCGGAACGCGGTCTCCTGCATTTTGACACAAATACCTTTAATCCGGGCCAGAGAGCCGGAAAGGAGAAAGAATGGAAACCACACCCCAGTTTTTAGGTCGGAGCTTGTATGGGCTGGAAGACTATTCCGGCGAAGAGATTATGTATATCTTGGAAGCCGCCAAGGCGATGAAAGAGATTAATCTGCGCCAATACAAAAAAATCCCAACCCTACGTGGAAAAACGGTTTGCACGCTTTTTGTGGAGGACAGCACCCGCACCCGCATGAGTTTCGAGCTGGCAGCCAAACGCCTCAGCGCTGATGTGGTAAGCTTTGCGGCATCCATCTCCTCGCTGCAAAAAGGTGAAAGCCTGCAGGATACCATCTACACTTTGGGTGCCATGGGCATCGATCTCTATTGCATCCGTCACAGCAGCCCCGGCAGTCCCCAACTGGTTCATAAATATTCTGGAAAGCCAGTAATCAACGGCGGTGACGGGCGTCACGCTCATCCCACTCAGGCTCTGTTGGATATATTTTCCATCTGGGAACATGTGGGTAACCTCAAGGGACTCAAAGTTGCCATTGTGGGCGATATTCTCAACAGCCGCGTGGTGCGTTCAAACCTCATCGGCATGAAAAAGCTGGGCATGGATGTCACGGTTTGCGGACCCCGAACCCTGATGCCGCCGCATCTGGAAGAGCTTTATGACTGCCGGGTGCAGTATGAGCTGTGCGAAGCATTGCGCGACGCCGACATCGTGATGGGTCTGCGCATGCAGTTTGAACGCATGACGGAAGGCCTTTTCCCCAGTTTGGAGGAATACAGTAAACACTACGCGCTTTCTCAGGATACCATAAAGTTTGCCAAACGTGACGCCCTCATCATGCACCCCGGACCGATGAACCGCGGCGTGGAAATCCTTCCGGAGATTGCGGATAGCAAGCAAAGTATCATCGTGGAACAGGTCGCGAACGGCGTGGCAGTACGCATGGCGCTGATGTTCCTCATCTTGGGTGGAAAACTGTAAAAGGAGGCAATCATGACAACACTCATCAAAAACGCCAACGCCTATATCAACGGGAAGTTTCAGCTTCGCGACATCCTCATTAAAAAAGAGAAAATTCAAAAAATCGCCAAAAGTCTGCCCGATAAAGCGGACAGGATTATTGACGCCAGTGGGAAACACGTTTTTCCCGGTTTTGTGGATTTACACGTCCATCTGCGTGATCCAGGCCAAACCTATAAAGAGGATATCGTTTC carries:
- a CDS encoding aspartate carbamoyltransferase catalytic subunit is translated as METTPQFLGRSLYGLEDYSGEEIMYILEAAKAMKEINLRQYKKIPTLRGKTVCTLFVEDSTRTRMSFELAAKRLSADVVSFAASISSLQKGESLQDTIYTLGAMGIDLYCIRHSSPGSPQLVHKYSGKPVINGGDGRHAHPTQALLDIFSIWEHVGNLKGLKVAIVGDILNSRVVRSNLIGMKKLGMDVTVCGPRTLMPPHLEELYDCRVQYELCEALRDADIVMGLRMQFERMTEGLFPSLEEYSKHYALSQDTIKFAKRDALIMHPGPMNRGVEILPEIADSKQSIIVEQVANGVAVRMALMFLILGGKL